Proteins co-encoded in one Streptomyces roseochromogenus subsp. oscitans DS 12.976 genomic window:
- a CDS encoding amino acid ABC transporter permease: MTDTTALYDVPGPRTRQRHRRYGVLAVAVLLGLIAWVLYLLFDTEQFTYTKWMPFEYKGIQELLLRGLGNTLKAFGIAAVLSLALGGVLAVGRLSDHRTVRWPATLVVEFFRAMPVLVMIFFIFVALKVQPLPALVAGLTLYNGSVLAEVFRSGVNAVERGQREAAFALGMRKTQVMAHVLVPQAVRAMLPAIISQLVVALKDTSLGYLITYEEFLHAGKLIASNLDYDLPFIPVVMVISPIYIGMCMLLSWFAGWVSRREQRSPKTEAVTVATAGPGALLPGGEPPMAPKP, from the coding sequence ATGACCGACACCACCGCCCTCTACGACGTTCCCGGACCCCGCACCCGGCAGCGGCACCGCCGCTACGGCGTCCTCGCAGTCGCCGTCCTCCTCGGCCTGATCGCCTGGGTGCTGTATCTCCTCTTCGACACCGAGCAGTTCACTTACACCAAGTGGATGCCGTTCGAGTACAAGGGCATCCAGGAACTGCTGCTGCGCGGCCTCGGCAACACGCTCAAGGCCTTCGGTATCGCCGCCGTGCTCTCCCTGGCCCTGGGCGGAGTGCTGGCCGTCGGCCGGCTGTCGGACCACCGGACCGTGCGCTGGCCGGCCACGCTCGTCGTGGAGTTCTTCCGTGCCATGCCCGTGCTGGTGATGATCTTCTTCATCTTCGTGGCGCTGAAGGTCCAGCCACTGCCCGCGCTGGTCGCCGGACTCACCCTCTACAACGGCTCGGTGCTCGCCGAGGTCTTCCGCTCCGGGGTGAACGCCGTCGAACGCGGCCAGCGCGAGGCCGCGTTCGCGCTCGGTATGCGCAAGACGCAGGTCATGGCGCACGTCCTCGTCCCACAGGCGGTACGCGCCATGCTGCCCGCCATCATCAGCCAGTTGGTGGTCGCCCTGAAGGACACCTCCCTCGGCTACCTCATCACCTACGAGGAGTTCCTCCATGCCGGGAAGCTCATCGCCTCCAACCTCGACTACGATTTGCCGTTCATCCCTGTGGTGATGGTGATCTCGCCGATCTACATCGGGATGTGCATGCTGCTCTCGTGGTTCGCCGGCTGGGTGTCCCGCCGTGAGCAGCGCAGCCCCAAGACCGAGGCCGTGACAGTCGCCACGGCCGGGCCTGGGGCACTGCTGCCGGGTGGAGAGCCGCCCATGGCCCCGAAACCCTAG
- a CDS encoding amino acid ABC transporter permease codes for MNVLTDNFTAYREGFLGTVELTVYSSLLALVLGFVTASFRVAPIGSLRVFGTVWVTVLRNTPLTLLFFAVLLGLPRFGLVLPFKVFAVLALGCYTSAFICEALRSGINTVPKGQGEAARSLGMTFGQTLSLVVLPQAFRSVIPPIGSTLIALAKNSAIAGAFSVTELLGTYKTLNELGYNIVWTFVWIALGYLVITLAISALFHVLERTSGIAR; via the coding sequence ATGAACGTACTGACAGACAACTTCACCGCCTACCGGGAAGGTTTCCTCGGCACGGTCGAACTGACCGTCTACTCCTCCCTGTTGGCCCTCGTCCTGGGCTTCGTGACGGCGTCCTTCCGGGTCGCGCCCATCGGCTCGCTGCGCGTCTTCGGCACGGTGTGGGTCACCGTGCTGCGCAACACCCCGCTCACCCTGCTCTTCTTCGCGGTGCTGCTCGGACTGCCGAGGTTCGGACTCGTGCTGCCCTTCAAGGTGTTCGCGGTCCTCGCCCTGGGCTGCTACACCTCGGCGTTCATCTGCGAGGCGCTGCGCTCCGGCATCAACACCGTGCCCAAGGGGCAGGGCGAGGCGGCCCGCAGCCTCGGCATGACCTTCGGCCAGACGCTGAGCCTGGTCGTCCTGCCGCAGGCCTTCCGCTCGGTGATCCCGCCGATCGGCTCCACCCTCATCGCGCTCGCCAAGAACTCCGCCATCGCGGGCGCGTTCAGCGTCACCGAACTGCTCGGCACCTACAAGACCCTCAACGAACTCGGCTACAACATCGTCTGGACCTTCGTCTGGATCGCCCTCGGCTACCTGGTCATCACGCTCGCCATCAGCGCGCTGTTCCATGTGCTGGAGCGCACCTCGGGAATCGCCCGATGA
- a CDS encoding glutamate ABC transporter substrate-binding protein: MFRTTRVPLALCSLLALLAGACGKEGSPPGKGPAADKLPHYQVAQGYRLPASDTWQRAKRRGYFVVGAKEDQPYLGEKDPATGTYSGFDIEIAKMMSASLGFPPRTLRFRTIASANRETALQNGQIDYYVGTYTINANRKKLVGFAGPYYLAGQSLLVRKDENDIHGPRDLDGKRVCSAAGSTPYQRITADYPKAIPVAYDTYSVCVDNLLTYQVDAVTTDDAILIGYAAKAPGELKVVGRPFSKEPYGIGVPHADSALRFALDDALEAREKNGDWKTAYEATLGLSGVPAPNPPAIDRYPAS, translated from the coding sequence ATGTTCCGTACCACCCGTGTGCCCCTCGCCCTCTGCTCCCTCCTCGCGCTGCTCGCCGGCGCCTGCGGCAAGGAGGGCAGCCCGCCGGGCAAGGGCCCGGCGGCCGACAAGCTCCCGCACTACCAGGTGGCCCAGGGCTACCGCCTGCCCGCGTCCGACACCTGGCAGCGGGCGAAGCGGCGCGGCTACTTCGTCGTCGGCGCCAAGGAGGACCAGCCCTACCTCGGCGAGAAGGACCCGGCGACCGGCACTTACTCCGGCTTCGACATCGAGATCGCCAAGATGATGTCCGCCTCCCTCGGCTTCCCGCCGCGGACGCTCCGCTTCCGCACCATCGCCTCCGCCAACCGCGAGACCGCCCTGCAGAACGGCCAGATCGACTACTACGTCGGCACCTACACCATCAACGCCAACCGCAAGAAGCTCGTCGGCTTCGCCGGCCCCTACTACCTGGCCGGCCAGTCCCTGCTGGTCCGCAAGGACGAGAACGACATCCACGGCCCCCGGGACCTCGACGGTAAACGCGTCTGCTCGGCGGCCGGTTCGACGCCGTACCAGCGCATCACGGCCGACTACCCGAAGGCGATCCCGGTCGCCTACGACACCTACTCCGTCTGCGTCGACAACCTCCTCACCTACCAGGTCGACGCAGTCACCACCGACGACGCCATCCTCATCGGTTATGCGGCCAAGGCCCCCGGCGAACTCAAGGTCGTCGGCAGACCCTTCTCCAAGGAGCCGTACGGCATCGGCGTCCCGCACGCCGACAGCGCCCTGCGGTTCGCCCTCGACGACGCCCTGGAGGCCCGGGAGAAGAACGGCGACTGGAAGACGGCGTACGAGGCCACGCTCGGCCTGTCCGGCGTGCCCGCCCCGAACCCGCCCGCGATCGACCGCTATCCGGCGAGCTGA
- a CDS encoding amino acid ABC transporter ATP-binding protein: protein MAVDPLIELQGVNKYYGELHVLRDIDLTVGKAEVVVVVGPSGSGKSTLCRTINRLETIQSGTITLDGQPLPEEGRALARLRAEVGMVFQSFNLFAHKTVLQNVSLAQVKVRRRGKDEADRRSRELLERVGLLTHAGKYPAQLSGGQQQRVAIARALAMEPKAMLFDEPTSALDPEMINEVLEVMRQLARDGMTMVVVTHEMGFARASANRVVFMADGRIVEDRAPEEFFAHPRSERAKDFLSKILKH from the coding sequence ATGGCCGTCGATCCGTTGATCGAGCTGCAGGGCGTCAACAAGTACTACGGAGAGCTGCACGTCCTCAGGGACATCGACCTCACCGTCGGCAAGGCAGAGGTGGTCGTGGTCGTCGGCCCGTCGGGGTCAGGCAAGTCCACCCTGTGCAGGACGATCAACCGGCTGGAGACCATCCAGTCCGGCACCATCACGCTCGACGGGCAGCCGCTGCCCGAGGAGGGAAGGGCCCTCGCCCGGCTGCGCGCCGAGGTCGGCATGGTCTTCCAGTCCTTCAACCTCTTCGCCCACAAGACGGTCCTGCAGAACGTCTCCCTCGCCCAGGTCAAGGTACGAAGACGCGGGAAGGACGAGGCCGACCGCCGGTCCCGGGAACTCCTCGAACGGGTCGGCCTCCTCACGCACGCCGGAAAGTACCCCGCCCAGCTGTCCGGCGGCCAGCAGCAGAGAGTGGCCATCGCCCGCGCCCTCGCCATGGAACCCAAGGCGATGCTCTTCGACGAACCCACCTCCGCCCTCGACCCGGAGATGATCAACGAGGTGCTGGAGGTCATGCGGCAGCTCGCCCGCGACGGCATGACCATGGTCGTCGTCACCCACGAGATGGGCTTCGCCCGCGCCTCCGCCAACCGGGTCGTCTTCATGGCCGACGGCCGGATCGTCGAGGACCGCGCCCCGGAGGAGTTCTTCGCTCACCCGCGCAGCGAGCGCGCCAAGGACTTCCTCTCCAAGATCCTCAAGCACTGA
- a CDS encoding DUF6278 family protein, which translates to MNLPFLGHRHKKNGDDGGAPEAGAPPARGKPRAGEQASAGELPSDPEGVAALLSECELLRSQAAQEGVRLDDTPASLEALDQLVPRWRDDAETLPWLGNDAGLYLGTVVVRTVPGAAWLIRPDGEPVVRLASGREMEVAGAGRDWAASGVPELSQLYAEIAEN; encoded by the coding sequence ATGAACCTTCCGTTCCTGGGCCACCGGCACAAGAAGAACGGCGACGACGGGGGCGCCCCCGAGGCGGGGGCCCCTCCCGCTCGGGGGAAGCCGAGAGCCGGGGAGCAGGCGAGCGCGGGGGAGCTCCCCTCCGACCCCGAGGGCGTCGCCGCGCTGCTCTCCGAGTGTGAACTGCTCCGTTCGCAGGCGGCTCAGGAGGGTGTCCGCCTCGACGACACCCCGGCCTCCCTGGAGGCCCTGGACCAGCTGGTCCCGCGCTGGCGCGACGACGCCGAGACCCTGCCCTGGCTGGGAAACGACGCGGGGCTGTACCTGGGCACGGTCGTGGTGCGCACGGTGCCCGGCGCCGCCTGGCTGATCCGCCCCGACGGCGAGCCTGTCGTACGACTGGCCTCCGGCCGTGAGATGGAGGTCGCGGGAGCCGGGCGGGACTGGGCCGCCAGCGGTGTCCCCGAGCTGTCCCAGCTGTACGCGGAGATCGCCGAGAACTGA